In Desulfolucanica intricata, a single window of DNA contains:
- a CDS encoding GntR family transcriptional regulator yields the protein MKSLENTNGKIDKESVLPIYYQLAKIIERDIYQGKLKPGESLPPEHEIASKYDISRMTVRRAISELISAGLVYPQKGKGTFVAKPQLDNVVFELGDFYQEIQRRGMRPGSKLLSVKIVRANEILADKLQIPIGTSCIHICMVLSADNEPLVYEKKYVVYTKKMPILEAELKDPSLSNLAAIHSEHLPILSKRVLHAAIVTEEEASVLGIPLNTPVFMVEQILYDTEKKPVGWGKSIYRGDRYKLTSYNGWSIKDI from the coding sequence ATGAAAAGCTTAGAAAATACTAATGGAAAAATAGATAAAGAGTCAGTCCTTCCAATTTATTATCAGTTGGCTAAAATTATTGAGCGGGATATCTATCAAGGCAAGCTTAAACCCGGTGAATCCCTTCCTCCGGAACATGAAATAGCTTCAAAATATGACATTAGTCGAATGACTGTGCGTAGGGCGATCTCGGAACTTATCTCGGCGGGACTGGTTTATCCGCAGAAGGGGAAGGGCACCTTTGTAGCTAAGCCCCAGCTGGATAACGTAGTTTTTGAGCTCGGCGACTTTTATCAAGAAATACAACGAAGAGGAATGCGTCCCGGCTCAAAGCTTTTAAGTGTTAAAATAGTAAGGGCTAACGAAATATTAGCAGATAAACTGCAAATACCTATCGGAACAAGCTGTATTCATATTTGTATGGTTTTATCCGCCGATAATGAACCGCTGGTTTATGAAAAAAAGTATGTGGTATATACTAAGAAAATGCCCATCTTAGAAGCGGAGTTAAAAGACCCGTCCTTGTCCAATTTGGCCGCCATACACAGTGAACACTTACCAATACTCAGTAAAAGGGTTTTACATGCTGCAATAGTTACAGAAGAAGAAGCTTCTGTTTTGGGAATACCCCTTAATACTCCCGTTTTTATGGTAGAACAAATTCTTTATGATACTGAAAAAAAGCCCGTCGGATGGGGAAAATCAATTTATCGCGGTGACCGTTATAAACTTACTAGCTATAACGGGTGGTCCATAAAAGATATATAG
- a CDS encoding ABC transporter permease, whose translation MNKWYGKKLITITSIIGLLLAWQLLSLVFNKPALPGPIPSFTIFFKEISSGLEKHLFISSYRVVISLVLSLVLAVPIGIILGREERIDPYVAPVIYLVYPIPKIVFLPVLMALLGIGNISKIALITLVVFFQILVPIRDAARGVNAAMINSIKSLGASQWDIYKHVVWPAVLPEMLTSLRIASGTAIAILFFSETIVSQEGLGYYLLDAWSRYNYGEMFAGIIAMSLLGFIIYIVLDFLERWTCPWKYL comes from the coding sequence TTACTTCTATTATAGGACTGCTGCTGGCCTGGCAGCTTCTTTCATTGGTCTTTAACAAACCGGCGCTCCCCGGTCCGATACCCTCCTTCACCATATTTTTTAAGGAAATTTCATCCGGTTTAGAAAAACATTTGTTTATCAGCAGTTATAGGGTAGTAATAAGCCTTGTTTTATCTCTTGTTCTGGCCGTACCCATTGGTATAATCCTTGGTAGAGAAGAAAGAATTGACCCCTATGTGGCACCGGTTATTTACCTGGTTTACCCAATACCAAAGATTGTATTTTTACCGGTTTTGATGGCCCTTCTGGGTATTGGAAATATATCTAAGATAGCCTTGATCACCCTGGTAGTATTTTTTCAAATCCTTGTCCCCATTAGAGATGCCGCCCGGGGAGTTAACGCTGCTATGATAAATTCGATTAAATCTTTAGGAGCAAGCCAGTGGGATATATACAAGCATGTTGTATGGCCGGCGGTGCTGCCGGAAATGCTTACTTCTTTACGAATTGCCTCAGGAACCGCGATTGCCATTTTGTTCTTCTCGGAAACTATCGTAAGCCAGGAAGGGTTGGGCTACTACCTATTGGATGCTTGGTCCCGATATAATTACGGGGAAATGTTTGCAGGCATCATTGCTATGAGCCTTTTGGGCTTTATAATTTACATAGTATTAGACTTTTTAGAGCGCTGGACCTGCCCCTGGAAGTATTTATAG
- a CDS encoding ASKHA domain-containing protein: MSNNYVTVTFLPSGTKRDVLLGTTLTEAAGDAGLEVNAFCGGKGICGKCRGRILQGLISDTTETELEHLTLEEIKQGFVLLCQRRVLGNVVVDTLSSTSQGNYRPGKGYLMGLVSDVNPPVSKKYHRLSRPTINDNVADLDRLLEQLPGGVKVNVSLLSRVPLLLREAGYGVTSVVFNDRLIALEKGNTVKDLFGIALDIGTTTVAGYLVNMAEGKTIAAASATNRQKIYGADVISRITYTLDDAGGLMKMKELTAQTIDEVIFKLLEKAGVLPERVYILSLIGNTVMSHFLLGVSPVGVAAAPFVPAFTRSVEGCIEELGLKSLPGYTRFILLPNIAGYVGSDTVGVILATKIHELPGNWLAVDVGTNGEIALSSGGRLLTCSTAAGPAFEGACISQGMRAEPGAIYKVAIENDVMLTVIGDVEPAGICGSGLIDAVSELVRLGIVQKNGWIKNPLDCPPDLPLQLLKRIRYTDRGNKFVLAEGEQEVAITQKDISELQLGKGAIRAGIEVLLNELNLKAGALDGILLAGAFGSNLNPESVKGIGMLPDVEISRIKPVGNAAGAGAVSTLLTKSQLELAIDLPKRVEHIELSLHKGFQRKFVRALNF; the protein is encoded by the coding sequence ATGTCAAATAACTATGTAACTGTAACTTTTTTACCTTCTGGCACTAAACGGGATGTGTTATTAGGGACAACCCTTACGGAGGCAGCCGGTGATGCCGGTCTTGAGGTTAATGCCTTTTGCGGGGGTAAAGGCATCTGTGGAAAGTGCCGGGGCAGAATTTTACAAGGCTTAATAAGTGATACTACTGAAACGGAATTAGAACATCTTACTTTGGAAGAGATAAAACAAGGATTTGTTTTACTGTGTCAAAGAAGGGTTCTGGGGAATGTGGTTGTTGATACATTATCCTCTACATCACAGGGCAACTACAGGCCGGGTAAAGGGTATCTTATGGGCCTGGTATCAGATGTTAATCCCCCTGTGTCGAAAAAATATCACCGGCTTAGCCGCCCGACAATTAATGATAATGTTGCTGACCTGGACAGGCTGTTAGAACAACTGCCCGGTGGGGTAAAAGTAAACGTTAGTCTTTTGAGCCGGGTTCCGCTTTTATTAAGAGAAGCAGGGTATGGCGTAACTTCGGTTGTGTTTAATGACCGGCTGATAGCTCTTGAAAAGGGCAACACTGTCAAAGACCTGTTTGGTATAGCTTTGGATATAGGTACGACCACTGTGGCCGGCTACCTGGTTAATATGGCTGAAGGTAAAACAATAGCTGCGGCTTCTGCAACCAACCGGCAGAAGATTTACGGTGCCGATGTAATATCGCGCATTACTTATACGTTGGATGATGCCGGCGGGCTTATGAAGATGAAAGAATTAACGGCCCAAACAATTGATGAGGTAATCTTTAAATTATTAGAGAAAGCAGGGGTTTTGCCGGAACGGGTTTATATTTTATCATTAATCGGAAATACGGTGATGAGTCATTTTTTGCTGGGTGTTTCCCCTGTAGGTGTGGCAGCTGCTCCCTTTGTACCTGCTTTTACCAGAAGTGTGGAGGGATGCATAGAGGAACTGGGGCTAAAAAGTTTACCGGGTTATACCCGGTTTATCCTCTTGCCTAATATAGCCGGTTATGTAGGTTCTGATACTGTCGGTGTAATACTGGCTACTAAAATCCATGAACTTCCGGGAAACTGGCTGGCAGTGGATGTCGGTACCAACGGTGAGATTGCCCTGTCTTCCGGTGGCAGGCTTTTAACCTGCTCTACTGCTGCCGGCCCGGCCTTTGAGGGGGCTTGTATCAGTCAAGGTATGCGAGCTGAGCCCGGAGCAATATATAAAGTGGCTATTGAAAATGATGTTATGTTAACTGTAATTGGTGATGTAGAGCCGGCAGGGATATGCGGTTCCGGTTTGATAGACGCTGTATCTGAACTGGTGCGTTTGGGGATTGTACAGAAAAACGGTTGGATTAAAAATCCTTTGGACTGCCCGCCGGATTTACCTCTTCAGTTGTTAAAAAGAATCAGATATACCGACAGAGGCAATAAATTTGTTTTGGCCGAAGGTGAACAGGAAGTAGCTATAACTCAAAAGGACATCAGTGAACTGCAGCTTGGGAAAGGCGCTATTAGAGCCGGTATAGAAGTGCTTTTAAACGAGCTTAATCTTAAAGCCGGTGCTCTGGATGGGATTTTACTTGCCGGTGCATTTGGAAGTAATCTTAACCCGGAAAGTGTTAAAGGAATCGGAATGCTCCCGGATGTTGAAATAAGCCGTATTAAACCGGTGGGAAACGCGGCAGGAGCAGGAGCAGTCAGTACTTTGTTAACTAAAAGTCAGCTGGAGCTGGCGATAGATTTACCTAAACGTGTAGAGCATATTGAGTTGTCTTTGCATAAAGGCTTTCAAAGAAAATTTGTAAGAGCATTAAATTTTTAG
- a CDS encoding cobalamin B12-binding domain-containing protein codes for MKNDLINAIAELEEDKALALVREKIKSGETPLEIVEQCKLGVEIVGKRYSEEIYYLSDLIMSEEILRGVMEILEPYFPQNDNQSGTKVIMGTIEGDIHDLGKNILVNLLRSNGFKVYDLGVDVQPEDFVKSIIETGACILGISVLITYSINEIKKLIKLIEEAGLRNKVTVVIGGYPVNDRIRDYTGADYYEKDAIKAVELFKKIAAEKTKPGSVVD; via the coding sequence ATGAAGAACGATTTGATTAATGCTATTGCCGAGCTGGAGGAAGATAAAGCACTGGCTTTGGTCAGGGAAAAAATCAAGTCCGGTGAAACTCCTCTGGAAATAGTTGAGCAATGCAAACTGGGAGTCGAAATCGTAGGTAAAAGATATAGTGAAGAAATTTATTACTTATCCGATCTTATTATGTCCGAAGAAATCTTAAGGGGTGTCATGGAAATTCTGGAACCATATTTTCCACAAAATGATAACCAAAGCGGTACAAAAGTAATTATGGGTACCATTGAAGGGGACATTCATGATTTAGGGAAAAATATATTGGTTAATTTATTACGCTCAAATGGTTTTAAAGTATATGACTTGGGTGTGGATGTACAACCGGAGGATTTTGTTAAAAGCATTATCGAAACAGGTGCTTGTATTTTAGGAATCTCTGTCTTAATTACCTATTCTATCAACGAAATAAAAAAGTTAATAAAGCTTATAGAAGAAGCTGGCCTGAGGAATAAAGTTACTGTAGTAATTGGCGGGTACCCGGTTAATGACAGAATTAGAGATTATACCGGTGCCGACTATTATGAAAAAGATGCTATAAAAGCGGTGGAATTGTTTAAGAAAATTGCTGCAGAAAAAACGAAGCCGGGGTCGGTAGTTGATTGA